From Toxorhynchites rutilus septentrionalis strain SRP chromosome 2, ASM2978413v1, whole genome shotgun sequence, a single genomic window includes:
- the LOC129769739 gene encoding calpain-C, giving the protein MTSSYERIKAECKQKNVLWEDEDFPATQSSVFYHQTPPFTFQWKRPHEITPNPVFVNDSTAQFDIVPGKMGDRWLVSCLGVLYLSKGLFYRVVPADQNFDKPYYGMFRFRLWWCGEWLEVLVDDRLPTINGKLAFLQAQNSNSFWPGLLEKAYAKLHGSYEALKYGTLLDGLADLTGGITESVSIKSDSNILIRPPLLHSLLDTTSIVTCTVNNGTTTQIRNQTEALPNGVHIGINYRLCSLDKAETVMGDTVQLVRLRNPLAQTFNKTASFNGDWSSFSSSWERVAMNERNRLIEQLDIGEFWMSFFDLTQTFTHLECVHLDSDTARDEPQLSDKNRRWLMRLYQGAWKRGVTAGGCRNNPDSFHINPQLQLFLSEKEDVIISVNQHSVLEPKVIGFTVYNLNNVQNINGCLSKNFFKKHKSLINSQYTNSRQISHRCTLEAGRYLIMATTFEPAEEASFSVRVLGTTIRLALLETQTLLLLDPFPLLNSNAKISMDSANNNVSATSSTAQYEPVFMQLADDQRTLNCFDLQELLEACLPNDYIRSCASLEVCRQVVCLMDKTNRGRINFNDFNKFMVNLKTWWGVFKMHTKEKSGILRAERFRDALYDVGFQLSTDIVSILILRYMRRDGTLRLSDFISAILHLTMAFELFKAKDTNQDGIISMGMTEFIKSVFMC; this is encoded by the exons ATGACATCCTCGTATGAGCGCATCAAAGCGGAATGCAAGCAGAAAAATGTCCTCTGGGAAGACGAAGACTTTCCTGCGACTCAGTCGTCGGTTTTCTACCACCAAACGCCACCGTTCACATTCCAGTGGAAGCGCCCCCACGAAATTACCCCGAATCCGGTCTTCGTCAATGACTCGACGGCACAGTTCGATATCGTTCCCGGGAAGATGGGCGATCGATGGCTTGTCAGCTGTCTCGGCGTTTTGTACCTATCGAAGGGCCTGTTTTACCGAGTCGTACCGGCCGATCAAAACTTCGACAAGCCGTACTACGGAATGTTCCGATTCCGGTTGTGGTGGTGTGGGGAATGGTTAGAAGTTCTAGTCGACGATAGATTACCAACAATCAATGGGAAGTTAGCTTTCCTGCAGGCACAAAATTCAAATTCCTTCTGGCCTGGGCTGTTGGAGAAAGCTTACGCGAA ATTGCATGGATCCTACGAAGCTTTAAAGTACGGTACGCTTTTGGACGGTTTGGCTGACCTCACTGGAGGCATCACTGAATCGGTATCGATCAAATCTGATAGCAACATTCTGATACGACCGCCGTTGCTCCATTCCTTGTTGGATACCACTAGTATTGTAACTTGCACGGTAAATAATGGAACCACAACACAGATCCGAAACCAAACCGAAGCGTTGCCCAATGGAGTACACATAGGGATCAACTATAGACTCTGTTCGTTAGATAAG GCTGAAACCGTCATGGGTGATACTGTACAGCTGGTGCGATTGCGGAATCCCCTCGCCCAAACCTTCAACAAAACCGCCTCTTTCAACGGCGATTGGTCATCATTTTCAAGCTCCTGGGAGCGAGTGGCCATGAACGAAAGGAATCGACTCATAGAGCAGCTCGATATCGGAGAATTCTGGATGTCTTTCTTCGATCTGACACAAACCTTCACCCACCTAGAATGTGTCCATTTGGATTCCGACACCGCCCGGGATGAGCCCCAACTGTCGGACAAAAACCGTCGCTGGTTGATGCGACTCTATCAGGGCGCTTGGAAACGTGGCGTTACGGCCGGTGGCTGCCGCAACAATCCGGACTCGTTCCACATCAACCCGCAGCTGCAGCTCTTTCTAAGCGAAAAGGAGGATGTGATAATATCGGTTAACCAGCATAGTGTGCTGGAACCGAAAGTAATAGGATTCACGGTGTACAATCTTAACAACG TGCAAAACATCAATGGTTGTctctcgaaaaactttttcaaaaagCACAAAAGTTTGATCAACTCCCAGTACACAAACTCGCGCCAGATAAGTCATCGTTGCACGTTGGAAGCCGGGCGCTACCTAATCATGGCTACAACCTTTGAACCAGCCGAAGAAGCATCGTTCAGTGTACGTGTACTCGGTACGACCATCCGGTTGGCCCTCCTGGAAACCCAAACCCTGCTGCTGCTGGATCCGTTCCCCCTGCTCAACTCTAATGCAAAAATATCGATGGATTCGGCCAACAACAATGTGTCGGCGACGAGTAGCACTGCACAGTATGAACCAGTATTTATGCAGTTGGCAGATGATCAGAG GACATTGAACTGCTTTGACCTGCAAGAATTACTAGAAGCGTGCCTTCCCAACGACTACATTCGAAGCTGTGCCAGTCTGGAAGTCTGTCGACAAGTTGTCTGTCTGATGGAT AAAACCAATCGAGGGCGGATCAATTTCAATGATTTCAATAAGTTTATGGTCAACCTCAAAACCTGGTGGGGTGTTTTCAAGATGCACACCAAGGAAAAGTCAGGTATTTTGAGAGCTGAGAGGTTCCGGGATGCGCTCTATGATGTTGGCTTCCAACTGAGCACCGATATTGTGTCGATTCTGATACTAAG ATATATGAGGCGAGACGGAACGCTCAGACTGTCGGACTTCATATCCGCCATTCTGCACTTGACGATGGCTTTCGAGCTGTTCAAAGCAAAGGACACAAACCAGGATGGAATCATAAGCATGGGCATGACAGAG TTCATCAAATCAGTCTTCATGTGCTGA